The Maniola hyperantus chromosome 12, iAphHyp1.2, whole genome shotgun sequence genome has a segment encoding these proteins:
- the LOC117987269 gene encoding uncharacterized protein isoform X2: MASCQISMSTVQAAPALMEELLTTTKSTIKTFPTTKSTVPTTRITELSTPRVTITDTSTTLSPSTTMMTVTSTKVTFTSTGKTETMTTPLIKSTQPTQSTSFFIYDNVTSTPFTTEFFQTKTTNVVPKVTVNNFIYNRTETPEEGTSNTLSNFSNEHETSTMLNPISFKSSMAPLTSPSTTTSDNPTTSTTTTTPSITSTTTSTSPTPTSRTTVTTSSTTTSKVLTTIMEDSTKVETTKKTETTTKNHFTTLKFKPKEIWIKPTQKGVPIYIETIVKNHETHAKFKSATHKNEPTLENTTPKTIIVSIIPTSVSHATFKKISLTTASYLSHKFNHTMKYNKTDQSFTKSMTSQVSTALPFTIKLLSTASTKNSFSNASTRFPKSNATLKVTPSIKNVSLNTTKFTSEKHSTTMATLNLSMATLNSTLQTLNTTMATSTTNSMSSTLNENEKLNSSTFLTIKPPTNKYVRKSSNELTTASVIDKKVLVKDEAMSTTDKRLYTNINGPSKVDVNRTTTVKKGIDSNGSVKIEATKMKGNIKYTTTNSTKKYTNKWNITKATTNNPVTTQEPIEDETFHILTEPEHITAVMNEKERDHTSVDLISVISIAGGVMMAIITVAVVIVMIERCKRPRYEDVRKVNDIRMQVMIDNKDPPPYVRSIFHTPLPEPPPSNNCHYQPISTLDRNLKQFMRPVVVQAISPIMLENFRGILECHYDHLPNRNHRINHEFGTMPTRCSVSPSMKCDDELLRQRPLSVADYTIESLKCEAKMDMIDNTTSEPLYAEIPCWRPPSEHAIEVMNLNGEAITEL; the protein is encoded by the exons ATGGCAAG TTGTCAAATCAGCATGTCAACAGTACAAGCCGCACCCGCTTTGATGGAAGAATTACTAACTACCACCAAATCAACAATCAAAACTTTTCCCACCACTAAATCAACTGTCCCAACGACTAGAATTACAGAACTTTCCACCCCTAGAGTCACTATTACTGACACTTCAACTACACTAAGTCCTTCAACCACGATGATGACAGTAACATCAACTAAAGTGACATTTACATCAACTGGTAAGACTGAAACTATGACTACTCCGTTGATCAAATCGACTCAACCAACCCAATCTACCTCGTTTTTTATATATGACAATGTAACCAGTACACCTTTCACAACTGaattttttcaaacaaaaaccaCTAACGTAGTACCTAAAGTGACGGTTAATAACTTCATCTACAATAGGACAGAAACTCCCGAAGAAGGTACGTCAAATACATTAAGTAACTTCTCAAATGAGCATGAAACATCTACTATGTTGAATCCAATATCTTTTAAATCTTCCATGGCTCCATTGACCTCACCCTCAACTACCACTTCTGATAATCCAACTACTTCTACAACTACTACTACTCCATCAATTACTTCTACAACTACATCAACTTCTCCCACACCCACTTCAAGAACAACAGTGACAACTTCTAGTACCACAACTTCAAAAGTACTTACTACTATCATGGAAGATTCAACGAAGGTCGAAACTACGAAAAAAACAGAAACAACAACCAAGAATCATTTCACGACACTCAAGTTTAAACCTAAAGAGATATGGATTAAACCGACTCAAAAGGGTGTGCCAATTTACATAGAAACTATAGTCAAAAATCACGAAACACATGCGAAATTTAAAAGTGCTACTCATAAAAATGAACCAACATTGGAAAACACAACGCCGAAGACTATTATAGTGTCGATTATACCAACTTCAGTATCCCACGCCACTTTCAAGAAGATATCTTTGACCACAGCATCATATTTGTCTCATAAATTTAATCATAcaatgaaatataataaaacagaCCAGAGTTTCACGAAATCTATGACTTCCCAAGTATCTACAGCTCTACCGTTTACTATAAAATTATTGTCCACTGCCAGTACAAAAAATAGCTTTTCAAATGCTTCGACTCGCTTTCCAAAGAGCAATGCAACTTTAAAAGTCACACCATCGATTAAGAATGTTTCCTTGAACACAACTAAGTTTACATCTGAAAAGCACAGCACAACTATGGCAACTTTAAATTTATCTATGGCAACATTGAACTCAACTTTACAAACATTAAATACGACTATGGCCACAAGTACGACTAACAGCATGTCAAGCACGTTGAATGAAAACGAGAAACTGAATTCTTCTACTTTCCTAACAATCAAGCCTCCAACTAACAAATATGTACGTAAAAGTTCAAACGAATTAACAACAGCATCTGTTATTGATAAAAAAGTACTCGTTAAAGATGAAGCGATGAGTACAACTGATAAAAGattatatactaatattaatggGCCGTCAAAAGTAGACGTTAATCGGACCACAACTGTTAAAAAAGGTATTGATTCTAATGGATCTGTTAAAATAGAAGCTACTAAAATGAAAGGAAATATTAAATACACAACAACTAACAGTACAAAAAAGTATACCAATAAATGGAATATAACAAAAGCTACTACCAATAACCCAGTAACAACCCAGGAACCGATTGAAGATGAAACGTTTCATATTTTGACAGAACCTGAGCATATCACCGCAGTGATGAATGAAAAAGAAAGAGACCATACGTCAGTAGATCTGATATCCGTGATAAGTATCGCTGGGGGTGTGATGATGGCAATCATCACAGTGGCTGTGGTCATAGTGATGATAGAAAGATGTAAGAGGCCTAGATATGAAGATGTCAGGAAAGTGAACGATATTCGGATGCAAGTTATGATTGATAATAAGGACCCACCGCCATATGTGAGAAGCATTTTCCACACTCCGTTGCCAG aaCCGCCACCCTCCAACAACTGTCACTATCAACCAATATCAACTTTGGATAGGAATTTGAAACAATTTATGAGACCTGTAGTTGTACAAGCTATATCGCCAATTATGTTGGAGAATTTCAGAg GTATTTTAGAATGCCACTATGATCATTTGCCAAATCGAAATCATAGAATCAATCACGAATTCGGAACGATGCCAACTCGGTGTTCAGTGTCGCCATCTATGAAATGCGACGATGAATTGCTTAGACAACGACCGCTGTCAGTCGCGGACTACACTATCGAGTCATTAAAGTGCGAAGCGAAAATGGACATGATAGATAATACCACATCAGAACCGTTATATGCAGAAATCCCATGTTGGAGACCACCTTCCGAGCATGCAATCGAGGTCATGAACCTGAACGGAGAAGCTATTACGGAATTATGA
- the LOC117987240 gene encoding multiple epidermal growth factor-like domains protein 10 — protein sequence MLLIVTGALLLGCACADDAQWIKGGVKGGRSGWANNPYYNPGPPANTHEGGYEGYMMRFNMTHQQGGSQQTSGAYGRPQDFHEVGVCYIEVPTASLVRDRAHVPTGNGSRPDMSRIRTCCKGYERNRELFQVCDPVCNPECVNAVCTAPNVCSCYPDHIRNIGGFCMPTCPIGCQNGHCNGGECRCKDGYTLDEQRKYCKPVCRGNCGGTGNCTEPNTCTCKPGYEATPEGNCRALCSDECRNGDCVGHNECRCKPGYRKSQRQCEPECTQGCPNGRCVAPNVCSNQLNPTSQPQGYSPYPQNNRLYPDLQIQNGSAPGQAYPGQGYPGQRYPGQTNPGQTYPGQTNPGQGYPGQTNPGQRYPGQTNPDQQGNRNPQNHLYPESHGLSGYGQTGQSGSYGQSGQSGFQTQNQNGYQGQSGTYGQSGQQGSAGQTGYYGQRPQYPGQLDSESQYGYPGMGGSGGRQPSPANPDGQYGCQTQCVNGVCEGNMCRCNSGYVLDPNDSNGSRCIPYCPGGCPNGSCSAPNFCICNIGYHKDTSVKGRPSCVKRIRRSVNQQKPEDIAKLLIFDIPEY from the exons ATGTTGCTGATAGTCACTGGCGCCCTGCTGCTAGGGTGCGCGTGCGCAGACGACGCGCAATGGATCAAGGGCGGCGTCAAGGGCGGACGTTCGGGGTGGGCAAACAACCCCTACTACAACCCCGGGCCACCTGCTAACAC GCATGAAGGAGGTTACGAAGGGTATATGATGCGCTTCAACATGACGCATCAGCAGGGCGGATCCCAACAGACCTCTGGAGCCTATGGAAGACCTCAGGACTTCCACGAAGTGGGAGTTTGTTACATAGAAGTGCC AACCGCTTCTTTGGTTCGAGATCGTGCGCATGTTCCAACTGGAAATGGG TCTCGTCCCGACATGAGCCGGATAAGGACGTGCTGCAAAGGCTACGAGAGGAATAGAGAGCTGTTCCAAGTCTGCGACCCGGTCTGCAACCCAGAGTGCGTCAACGCTGTCTGCACTGCACCCAATGTTTGCAGCTGCTACCCCGATCATATTAGG aATATAGGTGGATTCTGTATGCCAACATGTCCGATCGGTTGTCAAAACGGCCACTGCAATGGTGGAGAATGTCGGTGCAAAGATGGGTATACTTTGGATGAACAACGAAAGTACTGCAAGCCTGTGTGTAGAGGAAACTGTGGTGGAACAG GGAACTGCACCGAGCCCAACACCTGCACCTGCAAGCCCGGTTATGAAGCAACCCCCGAAGGCAACTGCAGGGCATTGTGCAGTGACGAGTGTAGGAATGGCGATTGTGTGGGACACAACGAGTGCCGCTGCAAACCTGGCTACAGGAAATCCCAGAGACAGTGCGAACCAGAGTGCACTCA AGGATGCCCCAATGGCCGTTGCGTAGCTCCAAATGTCTGTAGCAATCAACTCAACCCAACTTCTCAACCCCAAGGCTACTCACCATACCCGCAAAACAACCGCTTATACCCAGACCTCCAAATACAAAACGGATCAGCACCTGGTCAAGCATATCCTGGTCAAGGATACCCTGGTCAAAGATATCCTGGACAAACAAATCCTGGGCAAACATACCCTGGGCAAACAAACCCTGGTCAAGGATATCCTGGACAAACAAATCCTGGTCAAAGATACCCTGGACAAACAAACCCTGATCAGCAAGGAAATAGAAACCCTCAAAATCATCTCTACCCTGAAAGCCATGGTTTATCTGGGTACGGGCAGACTGGACAGAGTGGAAGCTATGGACAGTCAGGCCAAAGTGGGTTTCAGACTCAAAACCAAAATGGATACCAAGGCCAAAGTGGCACTTACGGGCAATCAGGACAACAAGGGTCAGCAGGTCAGACCGGGTATTATGGACAAAGACCACAGTACCCTGGCCAGCTAGATTCTGAAAGCCAATACGGGTACCCGGGAATGGGAGGTTCTGGAGGTCGACAGCCATCCCCTGCCAACCCTGACGGGCAATACGGATGTCAGACGCAATGTGTCAATGGTGTTTGCGAAGGAAATATGTGTCGGTGTAATTCCGGATATGTTCTAGATCCTAACGACTCAAATGGATCAAG gtgCATACCCTACTGTCCTGGAGGCTGTCCCAACGGAAGTTGCTCAGCACCCAACTTCTGCATCTGTAACATAGGCTACCACAAAGACACCAGCGTCAAAGGTCGGCCGTCTTGCGTGAAACGCATACGAAGATCAGTCAATCAACAAAAACCTGAAGACATCGCTAAACTGTTAATATTTGACATACCAGAATACTAA
- the LOC117987269 gene encoding uncharacterized protein isoform X1, producing MVVQWPSPETLWCAVLLVVVVNEVVALSGPNVCMVQQKYNITKRVKYRAPMSVRTYEWCFAMPPRCSRWDTEMRDLTRLETEERTAEVAVCCPGYKMKDVSCVPICPSGKMGHGCNEDCPPDKWGPNCVNDCPECLNGFCVPSTGECDCEEGWQGESCQISMSTVQAAPALMEELLTTTKSTIKTFPTTKSTVPTTRITELSTPRVTITDTSTTLSPSTTMMTVTSTKVTFTSTGKTETMTTPLIKSTQPTQSTSFFIYDNVTSTPFTTEFFQTKTTNVVPKVTVNNFIYNRTETPEEGTSNTLSNFSNEHETSTMLNPISFKSSMAPLTSPSTTTSDNPTTSTTTTTPSITSTTTSTSPTPTSRTTVTTSSTTTSKVLTTIMEDSTKVETTKKTETTTKNHFTTLKFKPKEIWIKPTQKGVPIYIETIVKNHETHAKFKSATHKNEPTLENTTPKTIIVSIIPTSVSHATFKKISLTTASYLSHKFNHTMKYNKTDQSFTKSMTSQVSTALPFTIKLLSTASTKNSFSNASTRFPKSNATLKVTPSIKNVSLNTTKFTSEKHSTTMATLNLSMATLNSTLQTLNTTMATSTTNSMSSTLNENEKLNSSTFLTIKPPTNKYVRKSSNELTTASVIDKKVLVKDEAMSTTDKRLYTNINGPSKVDVNRTTTVKKGIDSNGSVKIEATKMKGNIKYTTTNSTKKYTNKWNITKATTNNPVTTQEPIEDETFHILTEPEHITAVMNEKERDHTSVDLISVISIAGGVMMAIITVAVVIVMIERCKRPRYEDVRKVNDIRMQVMIDNKDPPPYVRSIFHTPLPEPPPSNNCHYQPISTLDRNLKQFMRPVVVQAISPIMLENFRGILECHYDHLPNRNHRINHEFGTMPTRCSVSPSMKCDDELLRQRPLSVADYTIESLKCEAKMDMIDNTTSEPLYAEIPCWRPPSEHAIEVMNLNGEAITEL from the exons ACTGAGGAGCGCACAGCAGAAGTGGCAGTCTGTTGTCCTGGATACAAAATGAAGGATGTCTCCTGCGTGCCAATTTGTCCCAGCGGGAAAATGGGTCATGGATGCAATGAAG aTTGTCCCCCAGACAAGTGGGGTCCAAATTGCGTGAACGATTGCCCCGAGTGCCTGAACGGCTTCTGTGTGCCTTCCACCGGGGAGTGCGACTGTGAAGAAGGATGGCAAGGTGAGAG TTGTCAAATCAGCATGTCAACAGTACAAGCCGCACCCGCTTTGATGGAAGAATTACTAACTACCACCAAATCAACAATCAAAACTTTTCCCACCACTAAATCAACTGTCCCAACGACTAGAATTACAGAACTTTCCACCCCTAGAGTCACTATTACTGACACTTCAACTACACTAAGTCCTTCAACCACGATGATGACAGTAACATCAACTAAAGTGACATTTACATCAACTGGTAAGACTGAAACTATGACTACTCCGTTGATCAAATCGACTCAACCAACCCAATCTACCTCGTTTTTTATATATGACAATGTAACCAGTACACCTTTCACAACTGaattttttcaaacaaaaaccaCTAACGTAGTACCTAAAGTGACGGTTAATAACTTCATCTACAATAGGACAGAAACTCCCGAAGAAGGTACGTCAAATACATTAAGTAACTTCTCAAATGAGCATGAAACATCTACTATGTTGAATCCAATATCTTTTAAATCTTCCATGGCTCCATTGACCTCACCCTCAACTACCACTTCTGATAATCCAACTACTTCTACAACTACTACTACTCCATCAATTACTTCTACAACTACATCAACTTCTCCCACACCCACTTCAAGAACAACAGTGACAACTTCTAGTACCACAACTTCAAAAGTACTTACTACTATCATGGAAGATTCAACGAAGGTCGAAACTACGAAAAAAACAGAAACAACAACCAAGAATCATTTCACGACACTCAAGTTTAAACCTAAAGAGATATGGATTAAACCGACTCAAAAGGGTGTGCCAATTTACATAGAAACTATAGTCAAAAATCACGAAACACATGCGAAATTTAAAAGTGCTACTCATAAAAATGAACCAACATTGGAAAACACAACGCCGAAGACTATTATAGTGTCGATTATACCAACTTCAGTATCCCACGCCACTTTCAAGAAGATATCTTTGACCACAGCATCATATTTGTCTCATAAATTTAATCATAcaatgaaatataataaaacagaCCAGAGTTTCACGAAATCTATGACTTCCCAAGTATCTACAGCTCTACCGTTTACTATAAAATTATTGTCCACTGCCAGTACAAAAAATAGCTTTTCAAATGCTTCGACTCGCTTTCCAAAGAGCAATGCAACTTTAAAAGTCACACCATCGATTAAGAATGTTTCCTTGAACACAACTAAGTTTACATCTGAAAAGCACAGCACAACTATGGCAACTTTAAATTTATCTATGGCAACATTGAACTCAACTTTACAAACATTAAATACGACTATGGCCACAAGTACGACTAACAGCATGTCAAGCACGTTGAATGAAAACGAGAAACTGAATTCTTCTACTTTCCTAACAATCAAGCCTCCAACTAACAAATATGTACGTAAAAGTTCAAACGAATTAACAACAGCATCTGTTATTGATAAAAAAGTACTCGTTAAAGATGAAGCGATGAGTACAACTGATAAAAGattatatactaatattaatggGCCGTCAAAAGTAGACGTTAATCGGACCACAACTGTTAAAAAAGGTATTGATTCTAATGGATCTGTTAAAATAGAAGCTACTAAAATGAAAGGAAATATTAAATACACAACAACTAACAGTACAAAAAAGTATACCAATAAATGGAATATAACAAAAGCTACTACCAATAACCCAGTAACAACCCAGGAACCGATTGAAGATGAAACGTTTCATATTTTGACAGAACCTGAGCATATCACCGCAGTGATGAATGAAAAAGAAAGAGACCATACGTCAGTAGATCTGATATCCGTGATAAGTATCGCTGGGGGTGTGATGATGGCAATCATCACAGTGGCTGTGGTCATAGTGATGATAGAAAGATGTAAGAGGCCTAGATATGAAGATGTCAGGAAAGTGAACGATATTCGGATGCAAGTTATGATTGATAATAAGGACCCACCGCCATATGTGAGAAGCATTTTCCACACTCCGTTGCCAG aaCCGCCACCCTCCAACAACTGTCACTATCAACCAATATCAACTTTGGATAGGAATTTGAAACAATTTATGAGACCTGTAGTTGTACAAGCTATATCGCCAATTATGTTGGAGAATTTCAGAg GTATTTTAGAATGCCACTATGATCATTTGCCAAATCGAAATCATAGAATCAATCACGAATTCGGAACGATGCCAACTCGGTGTTCAGTGTCGCCATCTATGAAATGCGACGATGAATTGCTTAGACAACGACCGCTGTCAGTCGCGGACTACACTATCGAGTCATTAAAGTGCGAAGCGAAAATGGACATGATAGATAATACCACATCAGAACCGTTATATGCAGAAATCCCATGTTGGAGACCACCTTCCGAGCATGCAATCGAGGTCATGAACCTGAACGGAGAAGCTATTACGGAATTATGA